A window of Terriglobia bacterium contains these coding sequences:
- a CDS encoding S1 RNA-binding domain-containing protein, producing MSDDPTFTPDSDTGSFEPPAPPPESDGVSGAEAGTASDAKGVGGPLAHEAELPAGAEPRATSDARPAQAKLPRRKPRDPAVARAFRAGYPVDGKVEKVIKGGYEVQVGRCRGFCPHSQMDLHRVDTPEEHLGKSYKFRILQMRHGGDDVVVSRRALLEADRVEEAKAVRATLIEGTITEGRVARLADFGAFVDLGAGVTGLVHVSEIGLARVVNASDALTVGERVSVRVLKLDGETGRISLSIRQAQDDPWKVVADRFKAGQVYPGTVTRLADFGAFIELTAGVEALASAREFPPSAAGWRDGLEPGTALDWLVISVDAEHRRMSLAPAVAQGIPSAPVRLEPGSKLHGRIQKVEKFGVFVWLGPGQVGLVPNAWTGTARGTDLSRQFPVGKEVEVTLVEVADGGRRIRLTMDEAATAASDEPAPRRPHSPSARPDARTSAAPRERHERQEQAPAQPAASFGTNLGDALKSALERNRGRDS from the coding sequence GTGAGCGACGATCCGACCTTCACACCCGACTCCGATACCGGCTCGTTCGAGCCCCCGGCCCCGCCGCCCGAGAGCGACGGTGTGTCCGGGGCCGAGGCGGGGACCGCATCCGACGCGAAAGGCGTCGGCGGGCCGTTGGCCCACGAGGCGGAACTGCCCGCGGGCGCGGAGCCTAGGGCGACCTCCGACGCGCGTCCGGCTCAGGCGAAGCTGCCCCGCCGTAAACCCCGCGACCCTGCGGTGGCAAGGGCGTTCCGCGCGGGCTACCCGGTGGACGGCAAGGTCGAGAAGGTGATCAAGGGAGGGTACGAGGTCCAGGTGGGACGTTGTCGCGGCTTCTGTCCGCACTCCCAGATGGACCTTCACCGCGTCGACACGCCGGAGGAGCACCTCGGAAAGTCGTACAAGTTCCGGATCCTCCAGATGCGCCACGGCGGGGACGACGTGGTGGTGTCCCGGCGCGCGCTCCTCGAGGCGGACCGGGTCGAGGAGGCGAAGGCGGTTCGCGCGACCCTCATCGAGGGCACGATCACGGAGGGGCGCGTCGCGCGCCTCGCGGACTTCGGCGCGTTCGTGGATCTCGGCGCGGGGGTCACCGGCCTCGTTCACGTCTCGGAGATCGGGCTCGCGCGCGTCGTGAACGCGTCGGACGCGCTCACGGTGGGCGAGCGGGTCTCGGTCCGCGTCCTCAAGCTCGATGGCGAGACCGGGCGGATCTCCCTCAGCATCCGGCAGGCGCAGGACGACCCGTGGAAGGTCGTGGCGGACCGCTTCAAGGCGGGGCAGGTGTACCCCGGGACCGTGACCCGCCTCGCGGACTTCGGCGCGTTCATCGAGCTGACGGCCGGCGTCGAGGCGCTCGCATCCGCGAGGGAGTTCCCGCCTTCCGCCGCGGGCTGGAGGGACGGGCTCGAGCCGGGCACGGCGCTCGACTGGCTGGTGATCTCGGTGGACGCGGAGCACCGACGGATGAGCTTGGCGCCGGCCGTCGCCCAGGGGATTCCGTCCGCGCCGGTCCGCCTCGAACCCGGCTCGAAGCTCCACGGGAGGATCCAGAAGGTCGAGAAGTTCGGCGTCTTCGTCTGGCTCGGCCCCGGGCAGGTGGGTCTCGTCCCGAACGCCTGGACCGGCACCGCCCGCGGCACCGACCTCTCCCGGCAGTTCCCGGTCGGCAAGGAGGTCGAGGTCACTCTGGTCGAGGTCGCGGACGGCGGCCGCCGGATCCGGCTGACGATGGACGAGGCCGCGACCGCCGCGTCGGACGAGCCGGCGCCGCGCCGGCCCCATTCCCCCTCGGCGCGGCCGGACGCGAGGACCTCCGCGGCACCCAGGGAGCGGCACGAGCGCCAGGAGCAGGCGCCGGCGCAGCCCGCGGCCTCGTTCGGGACGAACCTCGGGGATGCGCTGAAGAGCGCGCTCGAGCGCAACCGCGGCCGCGACTCCTGA
- a CDS encoding DUF2062 domain-containing protein, translating to MKGTLAGLPEEPPSEPSKPGASVRRKAGWLRRLYMTLRTEHTTPGKVAMGVALGVFVGCSPLWGLHLAIAVLLATVFRLNRVLVYAATNLANPLTAPPLIFAEVQVGHRLLREAWLGLSMKEVAEEGVAGFFRDFFTGSLIIGTGLAVLLGVAAWLIARAGRLPATYQDLVDTIVRRYLDVSIRDAEAARFALVRDPILPLLLEEPAFGGARRILDLGCGRGVVAALAAAAPVGFAAGRSYLGVDVSERYVRAARDALHDVPAASFAATDLRDFDPPSADLVLLVDVLRYLPPPSQDALLRRLGRALSPGATLLVREADAAAGARFRWTAVLDFLSVVLPGRPHHRLGYRRASDLRNALVAAGFDVRDRTTLRSSSRAVVLLEAIRRPGAVVRSATP from the coding sequence GTGAAAGGGACGCTGGCCGGGCTCCCGGAGGAGCCCCCTTCGGAGCCTTCGAAACCCGGGGCCTCGGTGCGGAGGAAGGCGGGCTGGCTGAGGCGGCTCTACATGACCCTTCGGACCGAGCACACGACGCCCGGCAAGGTGGCCATGGGGGTGGCGCTCGGCGTGTTCGTCGGATGCTCGCCGCTCTGGGGGCTGCATCTCGCGATCGCGGTGCTGCTCGCCACCGTTTTTCGCCTGAACCGGGTCCTGGTTTACGCGGCCACGAACCTGGCCAACCCTCTCACCGCTCCGCCGTTGATCTTCGCCGAGGTCCAGGTCGGGCATCGCCTCCTACGGGAGGCCTGGCTGGGTCTGTCGATGAAGGAGGTGGCCGAGGAAGGGGTCGCGGGGTTCTTCCGGGACTTCTTCACGGGCAGCCTGATCATCGGGACGGGGCTCGCCGTTCTGCTGGGCGTCGCGGCATGGCTCATCGCCCGCGCGGGTCGTCTGCCGGCGACGTACCAGGATCTTGTGGACACGATCGTCCGCCGATACCTCGACGTCTCGATCCGGGACGCGGAGGCGGCCCGATTCGCCCTCGTGCGGGATCCGATCCTCCCGCTCCTCCTCGAGGAACCGGCGTTCGGCGGCGCCCGGCGGATCCTCGACCTCGGCTGCGGCCGCGGCGTCGTGGCGGCCTTGGCGGCCGCCGCGCCGGTCGGGTTCGCGGCGGGTCGCTCCTACCTCGGCGTGGACGTGTCCGAACGTTACGTCCGTGCCGCGCGCGACGCGTTGCACGACGTCCCCGCCGCATCGTTCGCCGCCACCGACCTCAGGGACTTCGATCCGCCCTCCGCGGATCTCGTCCTGCTGGTGGACGTGCTGCGCTACCTTCCGCCGCCGTCCCAGGATGCGCTGCTGCGCCGGCTCGGCCGCGCCCTCTCGCCGGGGGCGACCCTGCTGGTGCGCGAGGCGGACGCCGCGGCCGGGGCGCGCTTCCGGTGGACGGCGGTCCTCGATTTCCTCTCGGTGGTCCTCCCCGGGCGGCCGCACCACCGCCTCGGATACCGTCGCGCCTCCGATCTCCGCAACGCCCTGGTCGCCGCGGGCTTCGACGTGCGGGACCGGACGACCCTGAGATCCTCGTCGCGCGCCGTGGTCCTCCTCGAGGCGATCCGCAGGCCCGGTGCGGTCGTCCGAAGTGCCACCCCGTGA
- a CDS encoding OPT/YSL family transporter: MDPSTSSAPASLPENAYRELAPGETYVPLIPPTSRVPEVTLRSIAFGLAMTVVFSAAAAYIALKLGQGIESAIPIAILAIGFSALLARKSTLLENVNGALIKTNSVIQFSSHLVIHAFVDERHRFCFIFLRCHS; the protein is encoded by the coding sequence GTGGACCCGTCAACGTCTTCCGCGCCCGCGTCCCTCCCGGAAAACGCCTACCGCGAGCTGGCGCCCGGCGAGACCTACGTGCCGCTGATCCCCCCGACGAGCCGGGTGCCGGAGGTCACCCTCCGGTCGATCGCGTTCGGACTGGCCATGACGGTGGTGTTTTCGGCGGCGGCGGCGTACATCGCCCTGAAGCTCGGTCAGGGGATCGAGTCCGCGATCCCCATCGCGATCCTCGCCATCGGCTTCTCGGCACTCCTCGCCCGCAAGTCGACCCTGCTCGAGAACGTGAATGGAGCGCTTATAAAGACCAATAGCGTCATCCAATTCTCCAGCCATTTGGTGATTCATGCCTTCGTGGACGAGCGCCATCGCTTTTGTTTTATCTTCCTGCGCTGCCATTCTTAG
- a CDS encoding CerR family C-terminal domain-containing protein yields the protein MAVRREARARPPAESRDRLLGAAEQLFADRGYSAASVRGITTAAGCNVAAVNYYFGGKDRLYREVFRRGLAALRARRIASIRRAMEDAGDGATLEGLLEAFTSAFLEPAVAPAGGGRFAEIIAREWMDPHLPRDVFRKELVGPVREALTDAILATCPGLDRSKANLCVQSIVAQLVQVIQHRRLFGTLGEWSRNPLRLEEVAEHIVRFSAAGTRASAGDRRGAPASSGRTGARPR from the coding sequence GTGGCCGTCCGAAGGGAAGCTCGTGCCAGGCCGCCCGCGGAGTCGAGGGACCGCCTCCTCGGCGCCGCCGAGCAGCTGTTCGCGGATCGGGGGTACTCCGCCGCATCCGTGCGCGGGATCACCACCGCCGCGGGATGCAACGTGGCGGCGGTGAACTACTACTTCGGGGGGAAGGACAGGCTGTACCGCGAGGTGTTCCGCCGCGGCCTCGCCGCGTTGCGCGCCCGCCGCATCGCGAGCATCAGACGCGCGATGGAGGACGCCGGGGACGGCGCCACTCTCGAGGGCCTGCTCGAGGCGTTCACGTCCGCGTTCCTGGAGCCGGCGGTGGCCCCGGCAGGCGGGGGTCGTTTCGCGGAGATCATCGCGCGGGAGTGGATGGATCCGCACCTTCCCCGCGACGTGTTCCGGAAGGAGCTGGTGGGGCCGGTTCGCGAGGCCCTCACCGACGCGATCCTGGCGACCTGCCCAGGACTCGATCGCTCGAAGGCGAACCTGTGTGTCCAGTCCATCGTGGCCCAGCTCGTCCAGGTGATCCAGCACCGACGCCTCTTCGGGACCCTCGGCGAATGGAGCCGGAATCCCCTGCGGCTGGAGGAGGTGGCCGAGCACATCGTACGCTTCTCGGCGGCCGGGACCCGCGCGTCCGCCGGGGATCGCCGCGGCGCTCCGGCCTCCTCGGGGAGAACGGGCGCGAGGCCGCGATGA
- a CDS encoding NAD(P)H-quinone oxidoreductase, with translation MRAVVISRPGGPGVLELRDVPEPAYGPEEVRVAVRATALNRADLLQRRGRYPAPPGAPADIPGLEFAGEVESRGERVVDLRPGDRVMGLLGGGGYAEKVSLHERMCLRIPPTLGWEEAAAVPEAFMTAFDALFERGRLRPGGTVLLHAAASGVGTAALQIAGVAGARAIALSRSADKRRRLEEMGLTPVFDPASPGLAESIRAAAGGGVDLVVDLLGADAWGVNLEVLDTGGRIVLVGTVSGSRVEADLSLLMRKRLTVVGTVLRSRPIEEKIALARAFDRRVVPLLASGRLRPVIDRVLPLAAAAQAHAAMEANENFGKIVLRVD, from the coding sequence GTGAGGGCCGTCGTCATATCGCGCCCCGGGGGGCCGGGGGTGCTCGAGCTCCGCGACGTCCCGGAGCCCGCGTACGGTCCCGAGGAGGTGCGCGTGGCGGTACGGGCCACTGCGCTCAACCGGGCGGACCTGCTGCAGCGCCGCGGGCGCTATCCGGCGCCTCCCGGCGCTCCCGCGGACATTCCCGGCCTCGAATTCGCCGGGGAGGTCGAGTCTCGCGGCGAGCGCGTCGTGGATCTTCGGCCCGGGGACCGCGTCATGGGCCTCCTGGGAGGAGGTGGTTACGCCGAGAAGGTCTCCCTCCACGAGCGGATGTGCCTCCGGATCCCGCCGACGCTCGGATGGGAGGAGGCCGCGGCGGTCCCCGAGGCCTTCATGACCGCCTTCGATGCCCTCTTCGAGCGGGGCCGGCTCCGTCCCGGCGGGACGGTGCTTCTGCACGCCGCCGCGTCGGGCGTGGGGACCGCGGCGCTGCAGATCGCCGGGGTTGCAGGAGCGCGAGCGATCGCACTCTCGCGCTCCGCCGATAAGCGTCGCCGCCTCGAGGAGATGGGGCTGACGCCGGTCTTCGATCCGGCGTCGCCGGGCCTGGCGGAATCGATCCGCGCCGCTGCGGGCGGGGGCGTGGACCTGGTGGTGGATCTCCTCGGCGCGGACGCCTGGGGGGTCAACCTCGAGGTGCTCGACACGGGTGGGCGCATCGTGCTGGTCGGAACCGTGAGCGGAAGCCGCGTCGAAGCGGACCTTTCCCTCCTGATGCGGAAGCGTCTCACGGTGGTCGGGACGGTGCTCAGGAGCCGCCCGATCGAGGAGAAGATCGCCCTCGCCCGCGCTTTCGATCGCCGGGTCGTCCCTCTTCTCGCCAGCGGGCGGCTCCGGCCGGTCATCGATCGCGTCCTTCCCCTCGCGGCGGCCGCCCAGGCGCACGCCGCCATGGAGGCCAACGAGAACTTCGGCAAGATCGTCCTCCGGGTGGACTGA